The following proteins are co-located in the Chaetodon trifascialis isolate fChaTrf1 chromosome 14, fChaTrf1.hap1, whole genome shotgun sequence genome:
- the syt16 gene encoding synaptotagmin-16 isoform X3: protein MASKGRAIETPRSTNDARFTPEAIGFLSAVGVFIVVLAVLFLFINKKLCFSRVGGLPCLEQHGRRKKGRMGVRQGLVNSYGDDEDDGSSSSDSEEEVLKQFEISVSRSQSFRSAAKVGGEQQPQQTQLSLGRRHKFTRLSDQEEGSTEPSDCEAEMEAESRQGFQDPLSAAVQESKRASSLSLDKPAGPEAPAARDSPTPSMNRQAADGSEGVENAVNLDKNDATDSSSTWSPEQEQPPQVAVLSQPVTSSPRTPICKCGDLVLSLEYRPDTEKLLVSVIAARDIPDKARSGMDSWQVHMVLLPSKKQRQKTSVQKGSLPHFNETFRFSRLDPSELHASAIRFRLYALGGRMSRERMMGEKVLRLGGLDLDGGTMETTLVLEPRSNLKTVDSQLSLSAVSQSDSASSTQSLTHGGVPELLVGLSYNATTGRMSVELIKGSHFRNLAINRPPDTYGRLTLLNSVGQEISRCKTSVRRGQPNPVYKETFVFQVALFQLSDVTLLVSIYNRRSMKRKEMVGWIALGQNSSGEEEQLHWQDMKESRGQQVCRWHVLLEA from the exons ATGGCCAGCAAAGGACGAGCTATTGAGACTCCGAGGTCAACAAATGATGCCAGAT TCACCCCAGAGGCCATCGGCTTCCTGTCGGCGGTGGGCGTCTTCATCGTGGTGCTggccgtcctcttcctcttcatcaacAAGAAGCTGTGTTTCTCACGTGTCGGCGGACTGCCCTGTCTGGAGCAACATGGTCGCCGCAAGAAAGGACGAATGGGAGTCCGCCAGGGTCTCG TGAACAGCTACGGTGACGATGAAGATGACGGCTCCAGCTCCtctgacagtgaggaggaggtcCTGAAGCAGTTTGAGATCTCCGTATCGCGTTCGCAGAGTTTTCGTTCCGCGGCGAAAGTCGGCGGCGAGCAGCAGCCCCAGCAGACGCAGCTGTCGTTGGGCCGACGCCACAAATTCACCCGACTGTCGGACCAGGAGGAGGGCAGCACCGAGCCGTCAGACTGTGAAG CAGAAATGGAGGCCGAGAGCCGGCAGGGTTTCCAGGACCCGCTCTCTGCAGCAGTACAGGAGAGCAAGAGGGCGTCCTCGCTGTCTCTGGACAAACCCGCTGGACCCGAGGCACCGGCCGCCAGGGACAGCCCCACCCCGAGTATGAACCGGCAGGCCGCAGACGGCAGCGAGGGCGTGGAGAACGCCGTGAATCTCGACAAAAATGACGCCACAGACAGCTCCTCCACCTGGAGCCCTGAG cAGGAGCAGCCTCCCCAGGTTGCGGTCTTGTCTCAGCCGGTCACCTCGTCCCCTCGAACCCCCATCTGTAAGTGTGGAGACCTGGTCCTGTCCCTGGAGTACCGTCCCGACACGGAGAAGCTGCTGGTCTCTGTGATCGCGGCCCGGGACATCCCCGACAAGGCTCGCAGCGGGATGGACTCCTGGCAGGTGCACATGGTCCTGCTTCCGTCCAAGAAACAGCGGCAGAAGACGTCGGTGCAGAAAGGTTCACTGCCGCACTTCAATGAGACGTTTCGCTTCTCGCGCCTGGATCCGTCCGAACTGCACGCGTCGGCCATCAGGTTCAGGCTGTACGCGCTCGGAGGCAGGATGTCCCGTGAGCGGATGATGGGCGAGAAGGTGCTGCGTTTAGGCGGGCTCGACCTGGACGGAGGGACGATGGAGACCACGCTGGTTCTGGAGCCTCGCAGCAACCTCAAG ACTGTGGACTCCCAGCTgagcctgtctgctgtgtctcagAGCGACAGCGCCTCGTCCACTCAGTCCCTGACCCATGGCGGCGTCCCCGAGCTGCTGGTGGGGCTCTCCTACAACGCCACCACGGGACGCATGTCTGTGGAGCTCATCAAGGGCAGCCACTTCAGGAACCTGGCCATCAACAGACCACCAG ACACCTACGGCCGACTGACTCTGCTGAACTCGGTCGGTCAGGAGATCTCTCGGTGTAAGACGTCGGTGCGTCGCGGCCAGCCCAACCCCGTCTATAAGGAGACGTTCGTGTTCCAGGTGGCGCTGTTCCAGCTGTCAGACGTCACGCTGCTGGTCTCCATCTACAACCGGCGCAGCATGAAGCGCAAGGAGATGGTGGGCTGGATCGCTCTGGGCCAGAACAGCAGCGGCGAGGAGGAGCAGCTCCACTGGCAGGACATGAAGGAGAGTCGAGGGCAGCAGGTCTGTCGCTGGCACGTCCTGCTGGAGGCGTAA
- the syt16 gene encoding synaptotagmin-16 isoform X1: protein MASDNCLFVWSDQCVIVCPLSLSLLLPVTPEAIGFLSAVGVFIVVLAVLFLFINKKLCFSRVGGLPCLEQHGRRKKGRMGVRQGLVNSYGDDEDDGSSSSDSEEEVLKQFEISVSRSQSFRSAAKVGGEQQPQQTQLSLGRRHKFTRLSDQEEGSTEPSDCEAEMEAESRQGFQDPLSAAVQESKRASSLSLDKPAGPEAPAARDSPTPSMNRQAADGSEGVENAVNLDKNDATDSSSTWSPEQEQPPQVAVLSQPVTSSPRTPICKCGDLVLSLEYRPDTEKLLVSVIAARDIPDKARSGMDSWQVHMVLLPSKKQRQKTSVQKGSLPHFNETFRFSRLDPSELHASAIRFRLYALGGRMSRERMMGEKVLRLGGLDLDGGTMETTLVLEPRSNLKTVDSQLSLSAVSQSDSASSTQSLTHGGVPELLVGLSYNATTGRMSVELIKGSHFRNLAINRPPDTYGRLTLLNSVGQEISRCKTSVRRGQPNPVYKETFVFQVALFQLSDVTLLVSIYNRRSMKRKEMVGWIALGQNSSGEEEQLHWQDMKESRGQQVCRWHVLLEA, encoded by the exons ATGGCCTCGGACA ACTGTCTGTTCGTGTGGTCTGATcagtgtgtcattgtgtgtcccctctccctctccctcctcctgccagTCACCCCAGAGGCCATCGGCTTCCTGTCGGCGGTGGGCGTCTTCATCGTGGTGCTggccgtcctcttcctcttcatcaacAAGAAGCTGTGTTTCTCACGTGTCGGCGGACTGCCCTGTCTGGAGCAACATGGTCGCCGCAAGAAAGGACGAATGGGAGTCCGCCAGGGTCTCG TGAACAGCTACGGTGACGATGAAGATGACGGCTCCAGCTCCtctgacagtgaggaggaggtcCTGAAGCAGTTTGAGATCTCCGTATCGCGTTCGCAGAGTTTTCGTTCCGCGGCGAAAGTCGGCGGCGAGCAGCAGCCCCAGCAGACGCAGCTGTCGTTGGGCCGACGCCACAAATTCACCCGACTGTCGGACCAGGAGGAGGGCAGCACCGAGCCGTCAGACTGTGAAG CAGAAATGGAGGCCGAGAGCCGGCAGGGTTTCCAGGACCCGCTCTCTGCAGCAGTACAGGAGAGCAAGAGGGCGTCCTCGCTGTCTCTGGACAAACCCGCTGGACCCGAGGCACCGGCCGCCAGGGACAGCCCCACCCCGAGTATGAACCGGCAGGCCGCAGACGGCAGCGAGGGCGTGGAGAACGCCGTGAATCTCGACAAAAATGACGCCACAGACAGCTCCTCCACCTGGAGCCCTGAG cAGGAGCAGCCTCCCCAGGTTGCGGTCTTGTCTCAGCCGGTCACCTCGTCCCCTCGAACCCCCATCTGTAAGTGTGGAGACCTGGTCCTGTCCCTGGAGTACCGTCCCGACACGGAGAAGCTGCTGGTCTCTGTGATCGCGGCCCGGGACATCCCCGACAAGGCTCGCAGCGGGATGGACTCCTGGCAGGTGCACATGGTCCTGCTTCCGTCCAAGAAACAGCGGCAGAAGACGTCGGTGCAGAAAGGTTCACTGCCGCACTTCAATGAGACGTTTCGCTTCTCGCGCCTGGATCCGTCCGAACTGCACGCGTCGGCCATCAGGTTCAGGCTGTACGCGCTCGGAGGCAGGATGTCCCGTGAGCGGATGATGGGCGAGAAGGTGCTGCGTTTAGGCGGGCTCGACCTGGACGGAGGGACGATGGAGACCACGCTGGTTCTGGAGCCTCGCAGCAACCTCAAG ACTGTGGACTCCCAGCTgagcctgtctgctgtgtctcagAGCGACAGCGCCTCGTCCACTCAGTCCCTGACCCATGGCGGCGTCCCCGAGCTGCTGGTGGGGCTCTCCTACAACGCCACCACGGGACGCATGTCTGTGGAGCTCATCAAGGGCAGCCACTTCAGGAACCTGGCCATCAACAGACCACCAG ACACCTACGGCCGACTGACTCTGCTGAACTCGGTCGGTCAGGAGATCTCTCGGTGTAAGACGTCGGTGCGTCGCGGCCAGCCCAACCCCGTCTATAAGGAGACGTTCGTGTTCCAGGTGGCGCTGTTCCAGCTGTCAGACGTCACGCTGCTGGTCTCCATCTACAACCGGCGCAGCATGAAGCGCAAGGAGATGGTGGGCTGGATCGCTCTGGGCCAGAACAGCAGCGGCGAGGAGGAGCAGCTCCACTGGCAGGACATGAAGGAGAGTCGAGGGCAGCAGGTCTGTCGCTGGCACGTCCTGCTGGAGGCGTAA
- the syt16 gene encoding synaptotagmin-16 isoform X7 yields the protein MASDITPEAIGFLSAVGVFIVVLAVLFLFINKKLCFSRVGGLPCLEQHGRRKKGRMGVRQGLVNSYGDDEDDGSSSSDSEEEVLKQFEISVSRSQSFRSAAKVGGEQQPQQTQLSLGRRHKFTRLSDQEEGSTEPSDCEEMEAESRQGFQDPLSAAVQESKRASSLSLDKPAGPEAPAARDSPTPSMNRQAADGSEGVENAVNLDKNDATDSSSTWSPEQEQPPQVAVLSQPVTSSPRTPICKCGDLVLSLEYRPDTEKLLVSVIAARDIPDKARSGMDSWQVHMVLLPSKKQRQKTSVQKGSLPHFNETFRFSRLDPSELHASAIRFRLYALGGRMSRERMMGEKVLRLGGLDLDGGTMETTLVLEPRSNLKTVDSQLSLSAVSQSDSASSTQSLTHGGVPELLVGLSYNATTGRMSVELIKGSHFRNLAINRPPDTYGRLTLLNSVGQEISRCKTSVRRGQPNPVYKETFVFQVALFQLSDVTLLVSIYNRRSMKRKEMVGWIALGQNSSGEEEQLHWQDMKESRGQQVCRWHVLLEA from the exons ATGGCCTCGGACA TCACCCCAGAGGCCATCGGCTTCCTGTCGGCGGTGGGCGTCTTCATCGTGGTGCTggccgtcctcttcctcttcatcaacAAGAAGCTGTGTTTCTCACGTGTCGGCGGACTGCCCTGTCTGGAGCAACATGGTCGCCGCAAGAAAGGACGAATGGGAGTCCGCCAGGGTCTCG TGAACAGCTACGGTGACGATGAAGATGACGGCTCCAGCTCCtctgacagtgaggaggaggtcCTGAAGCAGTTTGAGATCTCCGTATCGCGTTCGCAGAGTTTTCGTTCCGCGGCGAAAGTCGGCGGCGAGCAGCAGCCCCAGCAGACGCAGCTGTCGTTGGGCCGACGCCACAAATTCACCCGACTGTCGGACCAGGAGGAGGGCAGCACCGAGCCGTCAGACTGTGAAG AAATGGAGGCCGAGAGCCGGCAGGGTTTCCAGGACCCGCTCTCTGCAGCAGTACAGGAGAGCAAGAGGGCGTCCTCGCTGTCTCTGGACAAACCCGCTGGACCCGAGGCACCGGCCGCCAGGGACAGCCCCACCCCGAGTATGAACCGGCAGGCCGCAGACGGCAGCGAGGGCGTGGAGAACGCCGTGAATCTCGACAAAAATGACGCCACAGACAGCTCCTCCACCTGGAGCCCTGAG cAGGAGCAGCCTCCCCAGGTTGCGGTCTTGTCTCAGCCGGTCACCTCGTCCCCTCGAACCCCCATCTGTAAGTGTGGAGACCTGGTCCTGTCCCTGGAGTACCGTCCCGACACGGAGAAGCTGCTGGTCTCTGTGATCGCGGCCCGGGACATCCCCGACAAGGCTCGCAGCGGGATGGACTCCTGGCAGGTGCACATGGTCCTGCTTCCGTCCAAGAAACAGCGGCAGAAGACGTCGGTGCAGAAAGGTTCACTGCCGCACTTCAATGAGACGTTTCGCTTCTCGCGCCTGGATCCGTCCGAACTGCACGCGTCGGCCATCAGGTTCAGGCTGTACGCGCTCGGAGGCAGGATGTCCCGTGAGCGGATGATGGGCGAGAAGGTGCTGCGTTTAGGCGGGCTCGACCTGGACGGAGGGACGATGGAGACCACGCTGGTTCTGGAGCCTCGCAGCAACCTCAAG ACTGTGGACTCCCAGCTgagcctgtctgctgtgtctcagAGCGACAGCGCCTCGTCCACTCAGTCCCTGACCCATGGCGGCGTCCCCGAGCTGCTGGTGGGGCTCTCCTACAACGCCACCACGGGACGCATGTCTGTGGAGCTCATCAAGGGCAGCCACTTCAGGAACCTGGCCATCAACAGACCACCAG ACACCTACGGCCGACTGACTCTGCTGAACTCGGTCGGTCAGGAGATCTCTCGGTGTAAGACGTCGGTGCGTCGCGGCCAGCCCAACCCCGTCTATAAGGAGACGTTCGTGTTCCAGGTGGCGCTGTTCCAGCTGTCAGACGTCACGCTGCTGGTCTCCATCTACAACCGGCGCAGCATGAAGCGCAAGGAGATGGTGGGCTGGATCGCTCTGGGCCAGAACAGCAGCGGCGAGGAGGAGCAGCTCCACTGGCAGGACATGAAGGAGAGTCGAGGGCAGCAGGTCTGTCGCTGGCACGTCCTGCTGGAGGCGTAA
- the syt16 gene encoding synaptotagmin-16 isoform X6 — translation MASDITPEAIGFLSAVGVFIVVLAVLFLFINKKLCFSRVGGLPCLEQHGRRKKGRMGVRQGLVNSYGDDEDDGSSSSDSEEEVLKQFEISVSRSQSFRSAAKVGGEQQPQQTQLSLGRRHKFTRLSDQEEGSTEPSDCEAEMEAESRQGFQDPLSAAVQESKRASSLSLDKPAGPEAPAARDSPTPSMNRQAADGSEGVENAVNLDKNDATDSSSTWSPEQEQPPQVAVLSQPVTSSPRTPICKCGDLVLSLEYRPDTEKLLVSVIAARDIPDKARSGMDSWQVHMVLLPSKKQRQKTSVQKGSLPHFNETFRFSRLDPSELHASAIRFRLYALGGRMSRERMMGEKVLRLGGLDLDGGTMETTLVLEPRSNLKTVDSQLSLSAVSQSDSASSTQSLTHGGVPELLVGLSYNATTGRMSVELIKGSHFRNLAINRPPDTYGRLTLLNSVGQEISRCKTSVRRGQPNPVYKETFVFQVALFQLSDVTLLVSIYNRRSMKRKEMVGWIALGQNSSGEEEQLHWQDMKESRGQQVCRWHVLLEA, via the exons ATGGCCTCGGACA TCACCCCAGAGGCCATCGGCTTCCTGTCGGCGGTGGGCGTCTTCATCGTGGTGCTggccgtcctcttcctcttcatcaacAAGAAGCTGTGTTTCTCACGTGTCGGCGGACTGCCCTGTCTGGAGCAACATGGTCGCCGCAAGAAAGGACGAATGGGAGTCCGCCAGGGTCTCG TGAACAGCTACGGTGACGATGAAGATGACGGCTCCAGCTCCtctgacagtgaggaggaggtcCTGAAGCAGTTTGAGATCTCCGTATCGCGTTCGCAGAGTTTTCGTTCCGCGGCGAAAGTCGGCGGCGAGCAGCAGCCCCAGCAGACGCAGCTGTCGTTGGGCCGACGCCACAAATTCACCCGACTGTCGGACCAGGAGGAGGGCAGCACCGAGCCGTCAGACTGTGAAG CAGAAATGGAGGCCGAGAGCCGGCAGGGTTTCCAGGACCCGCTCTCTGCAGCAGTACAGGAGAGCAAGAGGGCGTCCTCGCTGTCTCTGGACAAACCCGCTGGACCCGAGGCACCGGCCGCCAGGGACAGCCCCACCCCGAGTATGAACCGGCAGGCCGCAGACGGCAGCGAGGGCGTGGAGAACGCCGTGAATCTCGACAAAAATGACGCCACAGACAGCTCCTCCACCTGGAGCCCTGAG cAGGAGCAGCCTCCCCAGGTTGCGGTCTTGTCTCAGCCGGTCACCTCGTCCCCTCGAACCCCCATCTGTAAGTGTGGAGACCTGGTCCTGTCCCTGGAGTACCGTCCCGACACGGAGAAGCTGCTGGTCTCTGTGATCGCGGCCCGGGACATCCCCGACAAGGCTCGCAGCGGGATGGACTCCTGGCAGGTGCACATGGTCCTGCTTCCGTCCAAGAAACAGCGGCAGAAGACGTCGGTGCAGAAAGGTTCACTGCCGCACTTCAATGAGACGTTTCGCTTCTCGCGCCTGGATCCGTCCGAACTGCACGCGTCGGCCATCAGGTTCAGGCTGTACGCGCTCGGAGGCAGGATGTCCCGTGAGCGGATGATGGGCGAGAAGGTGCTGCGTTTAGGCGGGCTCGACCTGGACGGAGGGACGATGGAGACCACGCTGGTTCTGGAGCCTCGCAGCAACCTCAAG ACTGTGGACTCCCAGCTgagcctgtctgctgtgtctcagAGCGACAGCGCCTCGTCCACTCAGTCCCTGACCCATGGCGGCGTCCCCGAGCTGCTGGTGGGGCTCTCCTACAACGCCACCACGGGACGCATGTCTGTGGAGCTCATCAAGGGCAGCCACTTCAGGAACCTGGCCATCAACAGACCACCAG ACACCTACGGCCGACTGACTCTGCTGAACTCGGTCGGTCAGGAGATCTCTCGGTGTAAGACGTCGGTGCGTCGCGGCCAGCCCAACCCCGTCTATAAGGAGACGTTCGTGTTCCAGGTGGCGCTGTTCCAGCTGTCAGACGTCACGCTGCTGGTCTCCATCTACAACCGGCGCAGCATGAAGCGCAAGGAGATGGTGGGCTGGATCGCTCTGGGCCAGAACAGCAGCGGCGAGGAGGAGCAGCTCCACTGGCAGGACATGAAGGAGAGTCGAGGGCAGCAGGTCTGTCGCTGGCACGTCCTGCTGGAGGCGTAA
- the syt16 gene encoding synaptotagmin-16 isoform X5, protein MPSQPSDGTLITPEAIGFLSAVGVFIVVLAVLFLFINKKLCFSRVGGLPCLEQHGRRKKGRMGVRQGLVNSYGDDEDDGSSSSDSEEEVLKQFEISVSRSQSFRSAAKVGGEQQPQQTQLSLGRRHKFTRLSDQEEGSTEPSDCEAEMEAESRQGFQDPLSAAVQESKRASSLSLDKPAGPEAPAARDSPTPSMNRQAADGSEGVENAVNLDKNDATDSSSTWSPEQEQPPQVAVLSQPVTSSPRTPICKCGDLVLSLEYRPDTEKLLVSVIAARDIPDKARSGMDSWQVHMVLLPSKKQRQKTSVQKGSLPHFNETFRFSRLDPSELHASAIRFRLYALGGRMSRERMMGEKVLRLGGLDLDGGTMETTLVLEPRSNLKTVDSQLSLSAVSQSDSASSTQSLTHGGVPELLVGLSYNATTGRMSVELIKGSHFRNLAINRPPDTYGRLTLLNSVGQEISRCKTSVRRGQPNPVYKETFVFQVALFQLSDVTLLVSIYNRRSMKRKEMVGWIALGQNSSGEEEQLHWQDMKESRGQQVCRWHVLLEA, encoded by the exons ATGCCCTCACAGCCGAGCGATGGGACGTTGA TCACCCCAGAGGCCATCGGCTTCCTGTCGGCGGTGGGCGTCTTCATCGTGGTGCTggccgtcctcttcctcttcatcaacAAGAAGCTGTGTTTCTCACGTGTCGGCGGACTGCCCTGTCTGGAGCAACATGGTCGCCGCAAGAAAGGACGAATGGGAGTCCGCCAGGGTCTCG TGAACAGCTACGGTGACGATGAAGATGACGGCTCCAGCTCCtctgacagtgaggaggaggtcCTGAAGCAGTTTGAGATCTCCGTATCGCGTTCGCAGAGTTTTCGTTCCGCGGCGAAAGTCGGCGGCGAGCAGCAGCCCCAGCAGACGCAGCTGTCGTTGGGCCGACGCCACAAATTCACCCGACTGTCGGACCAGGAGGAGGGCAGCACCGAGCCGTCAGACTGTGAAG CAGAAATGGAGGCCGAGAGCCGGCAGGGTTTCCAGGACCCGCTCTCTGCAGCAGTACAGGAGAGCAAGAGGGCGTCCTCGCTGTCTCTGGACAAACCCGCTGGACCCGAGGCACCGGCCGCCAGGGACAGCCCCACCCCGAGTATGAACCGGCAGGCCGCAGACGGCAGCGAGGGCGTGGAGAACGCCGTGAATCTCGACAAAAATGACGCCACAGACAGCTCCTCCACCTGGAGCCCTGAG cAGGAGCAGCCTCCCCAGGTTGCGGTCTTGTCTCAGCCGGTCACCTCGTCCCCTCGAACCCCCATCTGTAAGTGTGGAGACCTGGTCCTGTCCCTGGAGTACCGTCCCGACACGGAGAAGCTGCTGGTCTCTGTGATCGCGGCCCGGGACATCCCCGACAAGGCTCGCAGCGGGATGGACTCCTGGCAGGTGCACATGGTCCTGCTTCCGTCCAAGAAACAGCGGCAGAAGACGTCGGTGCAGAAAGGTTCACTGCCGCACTTCAATGAGACGTTTCGCTTCTCGCGCCTGGATCCGTCCGAACTGCACGCGTCGGCCATCAGGTTCAGGCTGTACGCGCTCGGAGGCAGGATGTCCCGTGAGCGGATGATGGGCGAGAAGGTGCTGCGTTTAGGCGGGCTCGACCTGGACGGAGGGACGATGGAGACCACGCTGGTTCTGGAGCCTCGCAGCAACCTCAAG ACTGTGGACTCCCAGCTgagcctgtctgctgtgtctcagAGCGACAGCGCCTCGTCCACTCAGTCCCTGACCCATGGCGGCGTCCCCGAGCTGCTGGTGGGGCTCTCCTACAACGCCACCACGGGACGCATGTCTGTGGAGCTCATCAAGGGCAGCCACTTCAGGAACCTGGCCATCAACAGACCACCAG ACACCTACGGCCGACTGACTCTGCTGAACTCGGTCGGTCAGGAGATCTCTCGGTGTAAGACGTCGGTGCGTCGCGGCCAGCCCAACCCCGTCTATAAGGAGACGTTCGTGTTCCAGGTGGCGCTGTTCCAGCTGTCAGACGTCACGCTGCTGGTCTCCATCTACAACCGGCGCAGCATGAAGCGCAAGGAGATGGTGGGCTGGATCGCTCTGGGCCAGAACAGCAGCGGCGAGGAGGAGCAGCTCCACTGGCAGGACATGAAGGAGAGTCGAGGGCAGCAGGTCTGTCGCTGGCACGTCCTGCTGGAGGCGTAA
- the syt16 gene encoding synaptotagmin-16 isoform X2, with translation MASDNCLFVWSDQCVIVCPLSLSLLLPVTPEAIGFLSAVGVFIVVLAVLFLFINKKLCFSRVGGLPCLEQHGRRKKGRMGVRQGLVNSYGDDEDDGSSSSDSEEEVLKQFEISVSRSQSFRSAAKVGGEQQPQQTQLSLGRRHKFTRLSDQEEGSTEPSDCEEMEAESRQGFQDPLSAAVQESKRASSLSLDKPAGPEAPAARDSPTPSMNRQAADGSEGVENAVNLDKNDATDSSSTWSPEQEQPPQVAVLSQPVTSSPRTPICKCGDLVLSLEYRPDTEKLLVSVIAARDIPDKARSGMDSWQVHMVLLPSKKQRQKTSVQKGSLPHFNETFRFSRLDPSELHASAIRFRLYALGGRMSRERMMGEKVLRLGGLDLDGGTMETTLVLEPRSNLKTVDSQLSLSAVSQSDSASSTQSLTHGGVPELLVGLSYNATTGRMSVELIKGSHFRNLAINRPPDTYGRLTLLNSVGQEISRCKTSVRRGQPNPVYKETFVFQVALFQLSDVTLLVSIYNRRSMKRKEMVGWIALGQNSSGEEEQLHWQDMKESRGQQVCRWHVLLEA, from the exons ATGGCCTCGGACA ACTGTCTGTTCGTGTGGTCTGATcagtgtgtcattgtgtgtcccctctccctctccctcctcctgccagTCACCCCAGAGGCCATCGGCTTCCTGTCGGCGGTGGGCGTCTTCATCGTGGTGCTggccgtcctcttcctcttcatcaacAAGAAGCTGTGTTTCTCACGTGTCGGCGGACTGCCCTGTCTGGAGCAACATGGTCGCCGCAAGAAAGGACGAATGGGAGTCCGCCAGGGTCTCG TGAACAGCTACGGTGACGATGAAGATGACGGCTCCAGCTCCtctgacagtgaggaggaggtcCTGAAGCAGTTTGAGATCTCCGTATCGCGTTCGCAGAGTTTTCGTTCCGCGGCGAAAGTCGGCGGCGAGCAGCAGCCCCAGCAGACGCAGCTGTCGTTGGGCCGACGCCACAAATTCACCCGACTGTCGGACCAGGAGGAGGGCAGCACCGAGCCGTCAGACTGTGAAG AAATGGAGGCCGAGAGCCGGCAGGGTTTCCAGGACCCGCTCTCTGCAGCAGTACAGGAGAGCAAGAGGGCGTCCTCGCTGTCTCTGGACAAACCCGCTGGACCCGAGGCACCGGCCGCCAGGGACAGCCCCACCCCGAGTATGAACCGGCAGGCCGCAGACGGCAGCGAGGGCGTGGAGAACGCCGTGAATCTCGACAAAAATGACGCCACAGACAGCTCCTCCACCTGGAGCCCTGAG cAGGAGCAGCCTCCCCAGGTTGCGGTCTTGTCTCAGCCGGTCACCTCGTCCCCTCGAACCCCCATCTGTAAGTGTGGAGACCTGGTCCTGTCCCTGGAGTACCGTCCCGACACGGAGAAGCTGCTGGTCTCTGTGATCGCGGCCCGGGACATCCCCGACAAGGCTCGCAGCGGGATGGACTCCTGGCAGGTGCACATGGTCCTGCTTCCGTCCAAGAAACAGCGGCAGAAGACGTCGGTGCAGAAAGGTTCACTGCCGCACTTCAATGAGACGTTTCGCTTCTCGCGCCTGGATCCGTCCGAACTGCACGCGTCGGCCATCAGGTTCAGGCTGTACGCGCTCGGAGGCAGGATGTCCCGTGAGCGGATGATGGGCGAGAAGGTGCTGCGTTTAGGCGGGCTCGACCTGGACGGAGGGACGATGGAGACCACGCTGGTTCTGGAGCCTCGCAGCAACCTCAAG ACTGTGGACTCCCAGCTgagcctgtctgctgtgtctcagAGCGACAGCGCCTCGTCCACTCAGTCCCTGACCCATGGCGGCGTCCCCGAGCTGCTGGTGGGGCTCTCCTACAACGCCACCACGGGACGCATGTCTGTGGAGCTCATCAAGGGCAGCCACTTCAGGAACCTGGCCATCAACAGACCACCAG ACACCTACGGCCGACTGACTCTGCTGAACTCGGTCGGTCAGGAGATCTCTCGGTGTAAGACGTCGGTGCGTCGCGGCCAGCCCAACCCCGTCTATAAGGAGACGTTCGTGTTCCAGGTGGCGCTGTTCCAGCTGTCAGACGTCACGCTGCTGGTCTCCATCTACAACCGGCGCAGCATGAAGCGCAAGGAGATGGTGGGCTGGATCGCTCTGGGCCAGAACAGCAGCGGCGAGGAGGAGCAGCTCCACTGGCAGGACATGAAGGAGAGTCGAGGGCAGCAGGTCTGTCGCTGGCACGTCCTGCTGGAGGCGTAA